The DNA window TTGAGGACTGGACATGATATTGCTCCTAATAATGTAAGACAAATGTAAAACTTGAATGAAAACTCGATAAGCTAACTCAGAGAAGTTAAAATACACagcaaaacagaacaaatctGACCAGTTCTACAAGATTCTGCAGCCATGCTAGCAGTTCCTAAAGGCTGTAGTAAGGCAGAGCATATCAAAATGAATATTGAAGAAAACTAAATAAGCTGTCGTTAGGGTCAATGCAGCAATGCTTTGCAGTGGAAACCGTGCCATCCTTTGTTCAggtactcttcttcttcttcttcttctcagtgCCTATGTACAAAATGCATTGTTGTGAATGGGTTACATTTACCAAGGTTACCCactgaaatgtgctatacaaagaaaacatttttattattatacacATGGCATGTATAATTTTTCATAATCTTCACGGCAAGAATTTGTTTAAAGTTTTGCCGTCAGAGTCCACCACAGCCCTGAGACAGGTCTGGTGAAAGTCATATAATCTCCTAATTGGTTTTGACAGAGGACTTCTCTTTGTACTTGCCCTGTTATTTCTTGGTTCAGCATTTGACACAACTGACCTTTAAATTCTGTAACTGAGACTGGAACGTGTAATGGACATTAAAAGAATAGCATTTAATCCTATTTATCAAGTCAATCTGAGTTTTTACATGTTAACAATAAATGATCTGCTTGGTTAGTCATGGAGTGCCCCAAGGTCCAATACTTGGATCACTTCCGCTCACCTCATTATTTCTTCCACCTAGTAATATCATGAGGAATTACTCCTTCaatttctgttgttttgcaATTAACACTCAATTATATATAGACTGCTGAGAGACAGagctcatctctcctcctcctcatctctatctctatctctctctctctgtttccagcAGTATGCCGGTTTCAGCTATGATTTTCTGCCTTCTAAAAGgaagtctttttattttcactgttaGAGATAAGATAACTTTTGTAGTAATTTGGCACAGTAAgaataaatattgattgattggaaAAAGTACTGACAGTTACTAATGCAATAAGTAACAGTAACATTATGTGACGTTACAGCCAGGAATCagttgttaaaggtcacataagaCGAATATGTGttcctagtctgtctacaaaccgcCTGATTATgataaaagtccatcctctccatcttcagcctgctccactttgtggaaaatgtgtgctcaaacaggctgtttgtgagattttccctttgtgacatcacaaaggtcaGTAACCCCTTTCCATGGTTGGTGACACTGCCACAGctagatgtttgttctgcccaCTTTTCTCACCATAAGCAATTGGgaatggtgcaagaaagccgaaggcacatccccttccagaggaGCGTGGCGGAAACGactcatttgcattaaaagCTATCGACACAGAAACATCCTGTTCTGAGAAAGGCTGAACTAGAGGGCTTTAAAGGCATGATCAAATtaaggatcagagtggatttcaaAAAAACTTAGaagttaaataagaaaaaaggtgaaatggcTGATTGATTATTAGAATATGCTcagattaaataattaattttgtAAGTCTTTACAGGTTatcttaaatgtgtgttttatgtagataaattaaattaattttttttaaaatagctaACGACCCTGAAATGGTATTGCTGGTGGCTTCGTTTTATCATTTGTACTGATGTCTGGTATTGTAAACTTTTTGAGGTGGTAACAACCTCCAGAAACTTTGCCCCAACATGATGGTGATGGAGACACATCGACAAAGTGAATATATCCACGGAAATGAATGAACGGAGCTAAATTCTAGTGTCGACAGTGTGCAAACATGCCTACAATGTTACTATAAGTCTAACTTATTGATATTGATCACTTCGTATTTATAATGTTCACCATCTTAGTTTGTAAAAAGCACACTTAAAGAtcaatttcatttatatttgtcAATAGGTTTCATACTTTTGGAGACTAGATCAGGCTCTAAGTCTTTTcactcaaatgtaaaaaaaacttgattttgcAATTTATTTCCCAAGTCAGATCTCTTCCCTTTATTCCATATTCTTCGGTGTTGCCAACATTAATttgaaaacacataaagaaagaTCAAAGGACCTACGTATGAAACcaagatgtaaacatttaaacataaaactAATTTATGTTTCTTTGCTGTAACATACAGTATAACAGTTCCATAGTAATTTGACTGTTTTCAGAATATAAAAGGGACCATGGCCATATCACAGCAGCAACATAGCTAGTCATGCTCATATGTCTTCTGTTATTGAACCTTTTTTATGTGAGCTTGCTTCAACCTGCTTATTTTGGACTCAACAAAAAACATATAGAGCAGAGGTTGATGATGGGGATGTCTTTTGCTTTACTTGTCAATCAACACaagtaaaattaaaatgtaattcttgAAGTGATTTCACAAGAAAATGTGAGAGGATCACTAATGCAGCTTAAGGCAAGTCATCAAACAGTGGTTAAGATCTGACCTGGGGGAAAAAACGAGACATCTTTAAAGTCTGTAcagtttattatatttattatatatatggATTTCTTTACAAACTCACAAGCcttctgaaaaatgttttaatagagGATGTTGGTAAATCACTCAAAACAGATGCGCAACATCCCCATATTTTATGTAATTGCAATGAAACTCCTTAGTCCATACCTGCCCTTAATGTTGGATCTGCTCTTTCATCTCAATAAGCAAATGCTAAGTAAGGTTATCAACAGAAAGTGATCCTCAGAGAACAGATATCCATATTAAAAGACGTCACTGAAATTTCAATCAGAGGTAGATTTCATTCCTTCTAAGTAGACTGCCCAGCTGCCAGAGGGGCATTTTTGGGTTATGGTTCACATCGAGTTCAACTTGTGGCTAATAGAGGTTTAATAAGCTGCCCTCATCATAGCGCATGAGATACAGATGGTGAATGTGTAATGGATTCTGCCGATGTGGACGGACAAATTAAACAGCAAAGTACTTCACATACTGATTATTGTCTGTGGGCTGAGTTATTCATGAGCACCATCTGCTGGAGGAGGGTTAATAATGATTTTCTGTCTTGGACTCTTCGTTTCAGGAGAGCTCGAGACTTCAGTGGGTCATGATTTAATTTAGAGGGATAAACacggagacaaaaaaaacaacagtttaatgtattgtttatttgaaaaagCCTTCAACAGATGCTTTTCCCAACACTTACAGTAATGCTGTTCTTGGTTATGCACTACACATAACGATTCCTTTTGAAGCATGTCATTACTGACGATTTTTGTGAAAATGACCTGTGTATACAGTGAACACATGTATGACATCGTTTTATGCGTTAAATTCATAggatttttataaataaataaatgacagtgcaaaaaaaaggcTCCGACAGCTCTTCACGCCCTAAACCATTAACATGAAGGAAGTAAATCTTCAAACACAGATGGTCGAGGCACTATATTGCTTCATTTCTCTGAAAGCTTCTGACCATGACAACTGATTAGCAACAATCTCATGACTCAtccgtctctcctccctctctgtgagCTGTGGCTTCAGTGTATTGATCCGTCCAGTTCACCGGAAGCCTCATCAACTTCCTTATCTAATGGCCAATTCTAAACTGAACCGAAGTAACTTAATATTGACATAAAATCTTTCAATGATTGGTTGAAAGTGACTTGTCAACTCACAGCTTATCACTTCAGAAGGGTTATTTAGTCAGGGATTGTACTGAGGGAAGAGAGTGAGGATAAGGATGGCATGTTTTAATAtacttggtgtttttttttctttcttttttttcataaaagagGTTCTTTGTTTATTCAATAATAGAGCACAATAAAGGCATTATTAAGTGCTACAGTGATTACAAATAGCCAACTAGAGCAGTGGCAGATTAAACAGAGTATGTCAGTGTATTtccgggtgtgtgtgtgggggattTTATGGATGTGTTTCCAAAAAGACAACAGTGGGAGTACTACATCTAGCCAGCAGAGTCAGTCTCCAAAGCAGGGATGTGAGTGTACAGCAGTGGGATCATTTTTTCTGGATCTTTTACCAGACTGATTTTTCAATACGCAATGGGTAAttcaagccccccccccaaaataaaatgaaaatacatttaactgGTTTTATGTGCCCACATTTCATGATATCTGTGCTGAAACTGACAAAAACGTCGATGACAGCTCTACAAGTGGTGAAGCTAAATCCTAACATTAGCTTGCTGAAAGGTTCACAACGACTATTTACCAAAAAGTGATGGTTTTGTTGatacattttcaacatgtaCAACTTCTTAGCTTCTTAGTCTTCTTAGTTGTTATCATAGATGGCCATGATTTGCCTATTGCCCTGGAAATCAAAtactttttaagtttttggtTTTATCGGGGGGGAGGAGCACGATAACTGAAATTAACTTACCTAAGCATTAAGTTAGACATGGTTTACAGCTAGCCTTGCTCTGACCcacccttaaaaaaaatctaccaaACAGCAACTCTAAATCTACCAAAGACCACCGCTTAAGCTCACTACAATGTTCTATATATTAGATATAagtatattatatatacttATAATAACAAGATGCATTTGTAGTTTCATGTGGATTTGCTGTTACTCTTACTGGGCTGCAAGTTTTACACATTTGAATTtctctgaaaggtgctatatcaATAATGTTTGATTGATAAATtgtataacttttattttatttgcttggACAGAGAAAGGCTAgggtttacctttttttttttttaaatgtaattttactAAGTTTAGTTAATCAATTTCATATCTCAAAATATGGGCACATAAAACCAAACTATCTCAATGCTACATACCAAGAAAGGTTTAGTATTTTAGTTGAACTCACTATTTTGCTTGTAATTCAAGAATGATTCACCACGTTAAAGCACTAAATAGTGGATGGTGTCTGTTTGGAACCACATTAAAAGCTGGTCAGTAGTGTGACGTGTTGTTGTCAGATGTACAGTATGAACAGTGTCAGTCTGATCTCTCTTGGCCCTGCCTGGATTCTACTTGGCTAAATGGCCAGCAGTAGTCCTGACTACTCCTGGGGTGCTGGGGCTTTCATTGCCATGCTGGCACCAACCATGGCTGGATAACTCCGGTTCCTCCTCATTCCATCAGGCCCAAAAGGGGAGCCGGATCTACGAAGCCCGCCCAAGGGCCCCAGGATGGGGCTGGGACTCACCGCTCTCCCTCCTGGACCTCCAGCTACACCCAACCGCTTCACCTTGTCCAGCAAGTTGAGGTTGTGGATGGTCACGCTTACGTCCGTCTGGCTTTCACAGTCCCTTCCTCTCTGCCTGCCCCTCATCCTGCCTGTCACTTCCTTGAGAATCGAACGGGCGGGTTTGGAGGCCAGGAAGTTGTCATAGGATGGGCTCTTGAAGTCAAATCCTGCCTGGGTTGGTGCAGCTGAAGCTCCCTCTCCTGTCGGGGAGTTGGGAGGTGTAGAGGGGCGCAGAGGGTCAGGGTTTGGTGGTCTGTTGGGGGCAATGGAGGTGCTAAGTAAGACCCCTCCATTGCCTTGGCCATACTCCAGACTCAGGCTCTGGTGATACATTGCTGCTGAAATCCCTCTCTCCTGGAGAAGGCGCACTAACCCCAGGGAAGTGCTGGTGGTGCGTGTTGCatctctgcaaaaaaacaaggggAAACATTCCAATTCCCATCATAGTAATAACAACATGGTAACAAAATACATTCCTATGTCTATCCTTGCCTTTGGTAGCAAACTCCTTCAGAAAGAAGTGAAACCTACTTGAAGCAAGTCAGCTTTGAATGGTTCTTttgaaaaactacaacaaaatcAGTATGCTGTAGAGTTATAAGCTTTATGAGAGTCTTCTCAAAGAAGGAGGAACCATACCTGAGGTTGGTTGAGGATTCAGAGGGCCTGAGACTGAGCCTGCGGGGTGTGCAGGGTGTAGCAGCTGGAGTGCCCAACAGAGTGCTGGTCATCACACAGGAGGACGACGATGCAACTGGGTTAAGACTgaaaagtagaagaaaaaaaagagagatttaaaTAATGGGAGAGATGATTCCACTTTCTGATTTCAGATACTTAGGTTTTACTTGCATGATATCTGTTGTAAATTTGGGTGATTTTTCTTACttacaatgttttaaatctAGTAGAAACTGGACTGAATATTGCTGCTTGGACATAATCACACTTTAATCACTGCTGTTTGGATCATATATGTCCACTGGGATAAAGTCCAATACACAGTAAATTGACATGAAGCAGGCTGTAGGATTCCAAAAGCAACAGACATGTAACATATTTACctgaaaaaaaacgtttaaactGGATCtatgtttaaatataaattatattgAGAAACACCTAGCTACTTATGCTGCTAACCTTGGTGTGACCCGCGTCAGCTCGTCAGTTGGATGGAGGATCCGACAGGTTGTGAAGGTGTAGGTAGAGCTGGTGTGGGCCATGGATTTTCCTGGGTAGTATGCAGCTGCAagcggcacacacacacacaggcagttaTAAACAAAGTATAGTACTCAGCAGGAGCTCCAATAAAGGTTCAATAGTAAGTACAGTATGCAAGTATGTAAGGTTATGTCCTTACCAACGACGTCAGTGTTGCTGAgatgtggtgatggtgatggagaGGGTGGAGAAGGTGGAGCGAGGCTGGGCAGAGGCTGCCCGAGGTTAGGGCCACTGGTGCTGGATGTGGGCACCACGGCTGGTGAGGCTATCGCAGAGGAGGTGGGTAGATTCTGGAAGTATTGCTCCCCTGGTTCATCCTCCTCTAAGCCCCCCCATGGATAAACCTTTAAACAACCCAACACAGAGGGAAGAGTTCAGTTCTCTCCAGATGCATGCATGTggatttacagtatttttagaATAAAGCTACTGTTACGTGTGGTCATATTAACAAAGGGGACTGAGAAGGAGGACTTTGCAAGCAATAAGTCAAGACATACCATAGAAAACAAGGTTTTAGTACTCATCATTTCCTTTTAAGtggaaaaaagcaaacagataaAGTTATTTCGGTGAGTCTACATTGTGTTCATTGGTCCATTTCCAACGCATCAattcagagaagaaaaagcagTAAAGTTAAAGAGCGATGGATGGTTAGTTTGACATAATTTTGCTAAAGCTAAACCATCTTTCTTTACTTATCTGCAACCAGTAGTCATCAAAAGAAGATAGACCAGACTACACTATGTTATGAAGTACTAAAAGCAATGCCTGCAGTAATAAAAGTtgtaaactaggaaacacaaaatgtaattgCATGAATATAAAGAAGTTCTAAATAGGGTCCCAAACCCCCACACTGTGTGGCATCAGTAGCCTTGTGGTCAGCCCTATGTACAGAGACTGTGGTCCTCTAGGTGGGCGACCCGGGTTtgggctcctttcctgcatgtcctttccccactctctctcataAAGGCATGAAACATCCACAAATAAAGcctaaaaacactgaaacatacTGCGAGAAATATTTGATTTGTGTAGACTTGTGGTCTACAAGTagtctttgctgatcttgtcctgtacatgtttaaGAAGTGTTTTCTGATAACAcatttcttcctgtttcttttaacagtcaaatatatCACTGAATGTGATTCTTCAATGTGAAATCACCTCACCTGACACCTATCCCCCTGCAGGGTTTCAGGCATTTAAAATAActatgaagaaaaacatgctcGTGTTACTCTTCTAGGTCATACTGGGGCATTGGTATTCATTTTAGTCATGTTTCATAAAAAcctctcacacccacacacctgTTCCAACTCTAGTTCGAGGGGTCTGTAGCCCTTCGGCACAACTCCGGGCCGGGCATCCAGAATGACACCGAGGTGAGGCTGCGCTAACTGCTGCCAGTGATGCAGAGTGGCAGAGCCTGTTGAAGAGAAAAGAGTAAAACTGCAATGTATTCAAACACTCATATAAATGAAAGGATTACTGATGTCTCAATCCTTGATATGTAACTGCTTCTTTTATCATcagcaaacatgaaaaaaatatcaatatgaAGGTACTCTTAAAAAGATAGATGCTGTAGCTGTACTgggtaaaatatgttttgatttATCATCTATAATAAATGTGTCATTGTATCTTTCATGATATTGATGCAGGGACAAATTGGCAGCTATTAGATCTGATGTCACATATTATAGTGACATGACATGTTAAATTCACCAAGAGTATATGATGATCTGCAGATTTTGTGACAAAGCCAGGGCAAGAAAACATATAAAGTATGTAACTATCAATAAAAAAGAAGTCCAACTAAGAAGAATACCTATGAAAGAGCAAGTGAAGGAAAACACAAGAGAGGAAGCCTCAGTGATCAGAATGACAAACTATAGAGTGCATATACAGTCTGTGTATACAGACTGATATACGAGGACGGTTAAAGATGATGAAAAGCAGAAAGTAAAGATACAAATGAAATGGAGGAGCGAAGAGAATGATTTTTATTAGTAACTACATTAAATTGAAACAGAGAAAGCAAGAAGTGACAgaataaacaaagaaatgatcACAAACAATGGAAgtaatgaatgaaaaagaaaaagaaatgtgaagcAGGATTAAAGATATACTACTAATGAGAAGGTGAAGACAGTATTCAAACAGATGTATGTAAACATAAACAATGGCAGggtttttagaaataaaaaaggacaaaaacaagttgctgccagcagagggcagcacagGCCAGCATACAAAGTTTAatcaacactgaaacacatggGGGATAATAAAGTTTTGATGTCATTCTCTCTGAGTGTTGCACTTCTGGTCACATCGGGTCCTCTTCATAAACAGTGTAATCACACTCACTTGATTGCTAACTAGACAGCAAACATGTACATCCTTGTTCTACGTCAATTATAATGAATCTGAATGcatctttcctcctctttttaatcacatgtatTTATCCAACTACAACCATTCCCTGggctgtgtgtctttgtaataACTGTGCGGGGATGCAAAACTGCCCGACTTGTGATGGTGCATCAAAGACCAGAAAGAGTTAAAAAGCATTAGTGACAGAggcctgtctctcctctccattGCTGCTTTCATCTTCCTACTGCCAGCTCTGTCTCTGGCccaccttcttcctctctccctttctaTCCCTGCACCTGTCTTCCTCCCCCATCCCCAGCCTCGCTCTCTGTCCCCCTCGACAGTCCGCCCGAGCCGAAACTCCAGCCTCCTCTCGCCCTCGGCCCCTAAGCCGCGCTTATTCCCTTTCTTTGTCGCCACCCCTCTGTGTCTGTCACCTTCCCACTTCCTCCCCTGCTTGCAGGTCTTCCCACTCTCCCTTTCTTCCTCACCTTCAAGTGGTTTGACGATCTGGAGTTTGTCAGGGAGGTAGGGCCCACGTGAGGCCCAAACATGGATGTTCCCTAGGGACATGATGCTTTCTGAGGGCGTCATGACACTCTCATGGCCCATGGCATCATGCAGACCTCCATGTCCTCCCCGTCTACggtccctctcctcttcaaAGAAGCGCCTCTCGCTCAAGTTGTTCTGGCGACGCAGAGACAGGCGGCGCAGGGCCAGCCGCAGGTCCTCAGGTCCAGTGACCTTCTTGTCTCGGCTCTCTGTGCTTTAGAAATCAAGGAAAGGTTTCTTTTAGTTgataattgttttaaaaaatgacatcagtTTGTTTGAGTTAATGTTGTTGTTAACTTACATTAGTTATATTTGACAAATCCACAAGATTCAGCTCAAGCGAAGCAGCCAAACCCAAAAAGGTACTTTTCACCCTTTGATTCATGCAGATGCCTGAATAAATTAACTaagtttattcatttatttaagttattttgtCCTCACTTGTCCTGGTTGGATGCCGTCTCCATCAGCATGCTCTGCGTTCTGTTGTCAAGGGCAACACTGTCCCCGCCGACGTCACATCCATAGATGTTGGAATGAGGGGTGGAGAGGCCGCTGGATAAGGGGGATGTACGAGTAGACAGAGACTGATTGGAGCCAGGGATGTTGGAGTTGGTTGGAGTCAGAGAGCGTTGACGGACTGTTTGGTTGACGGTCTTTACGGTCTCAAAAACTCGCTTCCTATGGCTTCTGCACACAACCAGACACAAGAGTATCAGACTATACTGTATGTTAaccgtttatttgaatcagggacagtgtacaaaaaaaaacattagtctcagaagagaagagatgctttgtaccagatttagctagctagctaatttccatctgttgtccctgggcagagTTGAAGTTAGTGTGGTATTACTGGTATTATTTGCTAATAGTTCAATCTTTAGTTGAGTGATTTAGTTTCCAGATTAAACATTGATTAACATAGCTAAAGAACCAAAAGTGTCATTATTATTACTAGCAACACTTTCTGGCTCAGCTCGGTAGTCTGCCCAACTTTCCACATGCAGACTATACATGCTATCCCTTAGCtatctctgtaaaaaaaaatacattagcaTAATCAAGACTGCTAGCAATCAATTACATTTTCCTTTCGCTTTGGTTTATTCTATTTGATCATTATTATGACCATTCATGATATTTTAAGCTAAGCACTCTTACATCAGCCAGTGAAGggatttttgttttatgaaacagTTGTTTTTCAACTAGCTAACTCACTTCCTGCAggccattagaaagaatgcaggtttaaggcactaaggcttattttttaaatcagttctGTATGTGCTGACCTCTTACAAAGGTCAATGATCTGTATTCATTTTACAGTAATGCCAATCTTTCAATAAATGCTGGGGAGCAAAGCTGACTGTAAATGTCACGGCATTCTAATTAAAAGTTTTTTGAGATACATCTTTGGGAAGGTCTGGACCTGCTAAATACAGTGTGGAATAAATACATTGTTTAGCATAAATCACATCCATTAGTTTGATTGTTAGTTCATACATACTTCTGCTCCTCGCACTCGGGGTCATCCA is part of the Labrus mixtus chromosome 16, fLabMix1.1, whole genome shotgun sequence genome and encodes:
- the LOC132991041 gene encoding trafficking kinesin-binding protein 1-like isoform X1, producing the protein MDSKSGTERLLMDECEQYYKKVLCADRVGQMTKTYNDIDAVTRLLEEKERDLELAARIGQSLLKKNRILTEQNDYLEERVGQITEEVAQLHHELNLKDELLQFYTNAAESEDESSSSPTGKKSKNESAAGGFFSDTLHRKLKDLEEENLSLRSEAHHLKSETEIYEEKEQQLVNDCVKELRLSSLQISTIAEELARKTEDASRQQEEITHLLSQIVDLQKKAKSFAVENEELSQHLLAAKDAQRQLTEELQELEEKYIECIEMLHEAQEELKNLRNRNYPAGTPRRFHPLGLYPMDSLAAEIEGTMRKELSLDDPECEEQKSHRKRVFETVKTVNQTVRQRSLTPTNSNIPGSNQSLSTRTSPLSSGLSTPHSNIYGCDVGGDSVALDNRTQSMLMETASNQDNTESRDKKVTGPEDLRLALRRLSLRRQNNLSERRFFEEERDRRRGGHGGLHDAMGHESVMTPSESIMSLGNIHVWASRGPYLPDKLQIVKPLEGSATLHHWQQLAQPHLGVILDARPGVVPKGYRPLELELEQVYPWGGLEEDEPGEQYFQNLPTSSAIASPAVVPTSSTSGPNLGQPLPSLAPPSPPSPSPSPHLSNTDVVAAYYPGKSMAHTSSTYTFTTCRILHPTDELTRVTPSLNPVASSSSCVMTSTLLGTPAATPCTPRRLSLRPSESSTNLRDATRTTSTSLGLVRLLQERGISAAMYHQSLSLEYGQGNGGVLLSTSIAPNRPPNPDPLRPSTPPNSPTGEGASAAPTQAGFDFKSPSYDNFLASKPARSILKEVTGRMRGRQRGRDCESQTDVSVTIHNLNLLDKVKRLGVAGGPGGRAVSPSPILGPLGGLRRSGSPFGPDGMRRNRSYPAMVGASMAMKAPAPQE
- the LOC132991041 gene encoding trafficking kinesin-binding protein 1-like isoform X2 yields the protein MTKTYNDIDAVTRLLEEKERDLELAARIGQSLLKKNRILTEQNDYLEERVGQITEEVAQLHHELNLKDELLQFYTNAAESEDESSSSPTGKKSKNESAAGGFFSDTLHRKLKDLEEENLSLRSEAHHLKSETEIYEEKEQQLVNDCVKELRLSSLQISTIAEELARKTEDASRQQEEITHLLSQIVDLQKKAKSFAVENEELSQHLLAAKDAQRQLTEELQELEEKYIECIEMLHEAQEELKNLRNRNYPAGTPRRFHPLGLYPMDSLAAEIEGTMRKELSLDDPECEEQKSHRKRVFETVKTVNQTVRQRSLTPTNSNIPGSNQSLSTRTSPLSSGLSTPHSNIYGCDVGGDSVALDNRTQSMLMETASNQDNTESRDKKVTGPEDLRLALRRLSLRRQNNLSERRFFEEERDRRRGGHGGLHDAMGHESVMTPSESIMSLGNIHVWASRGPYLPDKLQIVKPLEGSATLHHWQQLAQPHLGVILDARPGVVPKGYRPLELELEQVYPWGGLEEDEPGEQYFQNLPTSSAIASPAVVPTSSTSGPNLGQPLPSLAPPSPPSPSPSPHLSNTDVVAAYYPGKSMAHTSSTYTFTTCRILHPTDELTRVTPSLNPVASSSSCVMTSTLLGTPAATPCTPRRLSLRPSESSTNLRDATRTTSTSLGLVRLLQERGISAAMYHQSLSLEYGQGNGGVLLSTSIAPNRPPNPDPLRPSTPPNSPTGEGASAAPTQAGFDFKSPSYDNFLASKPARSILKEVTGRMRGRQRGRDCESQTDVSVTIHNLNLLDKVKRLGVAGGPGGRAVSPSPILGPLGGLRRSGSPFGPDGMRRNRSYPAMVGASMAMKAPAPQE